The genomic segment TGTAATTGAACTGTTTACTATACGATATAGATGAACTGAATTGTACTGGTTTTTTACCTCCAAACCATGGTTCAGAGAATGATAAACTGTAAGTCTGGAAATAGGTACTTCCTTGTAAACGAAGTGCTACTTTTTGACCATCTCCCATTGGTAATGGTTTATAGGCATCTTTATCAAATAATTTTCTTGCAGAGAAATTGTTGAAAGATAAACCTAAGGTTCCAATGAAACCTCCACCGCCATAACCTCCCTGAAGCTCAACCTGGCTAGATCCTTTTTCTACTAATTGATATTCGATATCAACAGTTCCAGCTGCTGGATCTACGTTTCTAAATTCAGGTTTAATAGCCTCAGGATCAAAGAATCCTAACTGACCAATTTCACGAATTGTTCTAACTAATTCTTCTTTGCTGTATTTGTTTCCTGGTTTAGTTCTTAACTCACGGTAAATTACGTGGTCATTTGTTTTGTCGTTTCCGGTAACGTAAATTTTGTTGAAATAGGCGATAGGCCCTTCCGTAATTCTAATCTCAAAATCGATAGTATCGTTAACTGTTTTTACCTCTACAGCATTAATTTTAGAGAATAAATAACCATTGTTTTGATATAAGTTTGTAATGTCTTCTCCGTCTGGTTTTGTGTTGTCAGCGATTCTTTTTTCTAACAATACACCATTATAAGTTTCTCCTTTTTTAATACCTAAATAACGGTTTAACTGTTGATCTGAATAGACAGTATTTCCTAAAAACTTAATGTTTCCAAAGTAGTATTTGTTTCCTTCTTCAACATTAATTTTAATCGCAAGCATATTTTTCTGTTTATTATAAGTAACAGAATCATAAATAATACGTGCATCACGATATCCTTTTTCTTTGTAAGCAGCAATAACTTTTTCTAAGTCAGTCTTGTATTTTTCCGGAATGAATTTAGAAGCTTTAAATACACGCAGCAGATTTTTCTGTTTTGTATCTTTCATAGCAGCTCTCAACTTAGTATCAGTAAGTTGTTTATTTCCAATGAAATCAATACTGCTGATTTTAACTTTATCGCCTTTATCAACCCTTACAAGCATATTTACCTGATTTCCGGCAGTGCTGTCAGGAGTTGTTGTAATGACAACTTTGGTGTTATAAAAGCCGTCTTTTTTATATTTATTTTCAATATAATTTTTGGTGGTAGTAATTAAGTTTTCGTTGACTATTTTGTTTTTAGTCAGGTTGTTATCCTTAATTAATCCTTCGACTTTACTTTTCTTAACACCAGTAAATTTTACCTCGTTTAACTTTGGAAGTTCGACAATATTTAAGTCTAAATAAATACTGTCATTTTGTACTTTATTAATATAAAAAGAGATTTCGTCAAAAAGTCCCAGTTTTCCTAATTTCTTAATAGCGCCAGTGATTTCTTCCCCGGGAACGGTGATTTCCTGCCCAGTCTGAAGACCTGAGAAAGTTACAACAGTTTGCTCATTGAAGCTTATTTTACCAACAACAGAGACTTTAGCTAGAATGTATTTTTTTCCTTGATCAAAAGGAACTCTATCTTGAGCTTTAATTTGTGAAAAACTACCCAGCATTAAAAGGGTACAGACTATTTGTGGTATTCTTTTTTGTAACACTAAAAATTTATTTAATTTGTTCACTGGTTTTTCCAAATCTACGTTCTCTTTTTTGATAACTAATAATAGCCTCATATAAATCTTGATCTTTAAAGTCTGGCCACAAGACATTAGTAAAATACAATTCTGCATAGGCAATCTGCCAAAGCAAAAAATTACTTATTCTATGTTCTCCACTTGTTCGTATTAATAAATCTACGTCAGGTAAATTTTGCGTGTAAAGATGCTCATTTATAATTAAATCGTCAATAGTGTCTATTGAAATTATATTATTTTTAACTTTATCACTTATTGTTCTGACAGCGTTTACTAATTCTTCTCTGGAACCATAGCTCAAAGCAAGTGTTAACGTAAGTCTGGTATTGTTTTTAGTTTTTTCAATTACATCTAAAAGCTCTTTTTGTGCCGTTTTTGGTAATTTATCAAGATTACCAATTGCATTAAGCCTAATATTATTTTCCTGTAGTGTAACTAGCTCTTTTTTTAAGGAATTGATCAATATTTTCATTAAAGCTTCTACCTCTAATTTCGGACGATTCCAGTTTTCTGTAGAAAAAGCATACAAGGTTAAATACTTAATACCAAGTTTAGCACAAGTAGTAATTGTTTTTTTTACAGATTTAGTGCCGTTTTCATGTCCAAAAGCTCTCATGAAGCCTTGTTGTTTAGCCCAGCGCCCGTTTCCGTCCATTATAATGGCCAGATGTTTAGGTAAGTTTGATTGATCTATAGAGTCTAGTAAATTCATTATGTATTATTCTGCGCAGTAGCAAGGTTTTTGTCCAAAGGTATAGCTTAAAGTTATACCCGAAAAGACATACCAGTCATTATTATTTAAATTTCCAAATTTTTTGATAGATGTATTGCTGGTGTCAGGATTACTGCCGTCGATATTATCGGTAAAAGTATATCTGGCTCCAACTTCGGCACCTATAATAAAATGAGGCGTTACATTTGATTTTATCCCCAAAGTCATTG from the Flavobacterium sp. genome contains:
- a CDS encoding POTRA domain-containing protein — its product is MRLLLVIKKENVDLEKPVNKLNKFLVLQKRIPQIVCTLLMLGSFSQIKAQDRVPFDQGKKYILAKVSVVGKISFNEQTVVTFSGLQTGQEITVPGEEITGAIKKLGKLGLFDEISFYINKVQNDSIYLDLNIVELPKLNEVKFTGVKKSKVEGLIKDNNLTKNKIVNENLITTTKNYIENKYKKDGFYNTKVVITTTPDSTAGNQVNMLVRVDKGDKVKISSIDFIGNKQLTDTKLRAAMKDTKQKNLLRVFKASKFIPEKYKTDLEKVIAAYKEKGYRDARIIYDSVTYNKQKNMLAIKINVEEGNKYYFGNIKFLGNTVYSDQQLNRYLGIKKGETYNGVLLEKRIADNTKPDGEDITNLYQNNGYLFSKINAVEVKTVNDTIDFEIRITEGPIAYFNKIYVTGNDKTNDHVIYRELRTKPGNKYSKEELVRTIREIGQLGFFDPEAIKPEFRNVDPAAGTVDIEYQLVEKGSSQVELQGGYGGGGFIGTLGLSFNNFSARKLFDKDAYKPLPMGDGQKVALRLQGSTYFQTYSLSFSEPWFGGKKPVQFSSSISYSKQFNYNYATRDVDRNQSFNIFTVQVGLAKRLTVPDDYFVLSQSVSYQHYDLNNYYTGLFTFGNGASRNLAYTIGISRSNKGVNPIFPTYGSEFSISAKVTPPYSLFNNINYSDLSNQKEYKMQNTGAMYTGADGLPVNTGDYTKTETINGQSGTVSVGSDFKSADTDVGKVDQKKYNWLEYYKVKFKADWYTKVYGKLVLRTLTEFGFLGAYDQARGVVPFERFYLGGDGMANYSMDGRETIQLRGYPNNSLTPIIEDRTSSRYGQQIGATIYNKFSMELRYPITLKSSASIYALTFLEAGSSYPTFRDYNPFDLNRSAGAGLRVFMPAFGLLGIDFGYGFDALPGSTTNKANGWETHFIIGQQF
- a CDS encoding isoprenyl transferase — encoded protein: MNLLDSIDQSNLPKHLAIIMDGNGRWAKQQGFMRAFGHENGTKSVKKTITTCAKLGIKYLTLYAFSTENWNRPKLEVEALMKILINSLKKELVTLQENNIRLNAIGNLDKLPKTAQKELLDVIEKTKNNTRLTLTLALSYGSREELVNAVRTISDKVKNNIISIDTIDDLIINEHLYTQNLPDVDLLIRTSGEHRISNFLLWQIAYAELYFTNVLWPDFKDQDLYEAIISYQKRERRFGKTSEQIK